The DNA sequence gttgttttttgtatgtttgttttcttgtctgttaattttttgttttgtttgtggagGTAAAAGCAACAATGTTATGTTTTGGTTGTTGCTTGTTATCAGTGCATTGACTGTTGTGGAAAAAcaattaacaataataatattccATTAATATTATCATGCATGATTAGGTAGGACTTTTGCATCATTAAAAAAGTGACTTACACTGGACATCTATAGATAGAGATGAGGAGTAAATCAGTCCATGTTGATTCTCAGACTTGCAGTGGTAGTTCCCTCTGTCCTCAGAGCTGATGGAGGTGAAATGGTAATTTCTTTCTGATCCTTGAAGCACTGTTCTGTTCCCCTTGTACCAGGTGTAGTtagctgctgggttagcatcactgctacaggtcagagtcactgaactgccctccactatctcagcagaggggctcactgacacagagggaagCTTTGGAGCATCTGTATATGAAAATAGATTATAAATTGATCAATAGCATCTTTATTTAGACACCCTTACCTCTTAAAAACCCACTCCTTCGAACCCTACAGCCCAACTTGTAATACAGGCTTCTGGTTAAAAATGTCTTCCTAAACTATACTTCATGTGTAATCTTTAATAAAGAGCAAAGGAAGTGACAGATGTATTTTACTCACATTTGACATTAATAGAGATGTTTGCTGATGTCCTCCCCAGCTTGTTCTCAGCTGTACAGTAATACTGTCCAGAGTCAGAGGACTGGATGGAGCTGAAGATGAGCTGTGGTCCTTCACTGAGGCGTTCGGAAACTAGATTATTCTTGTACCAGCTGTAGTtagctgctgggttagcatcactgTTACAAGTCACATTTACTGAACTTCCCTCCATTAAATCACCAGAAggactcactgacacagagggaCGCTTTGGAGCATCTGAAAAATAAGAATTTTATAaaatatccattttattttgtagtaattaATATTTTCAAAACAATCATTCAACCAGGAAGAAATTAAGGAAAGTAAAATGGAATATTTTCTAAATAATTTCAATGTTTGATTATTGCAGCTGTCCAGAGCGCTGATACTGGAGCTTAAAGTTAACTGGTCATGATTTATAACACTCTGCATTATGTGTGTTGTTTGCTGCACTTTACTCCATTAAAACTCTTTATAGCAGTATGGTAAAATAATATTCAATTTTTCCTTTTAtagttttcttttaataacctttttctatgtatttattttatacattaATATTTGTGTGGTGTGAGTGCTTTAATGttagtgttttaaaatgaaaacaaaaaggctTGGAAAGTGAATGAAGCTTAATGATTGACATCACAGTTTGGTCAGAATAAATGTTTCTGAAGAGGAACTAAAATGTGGGAGAGGTAAAAGCTGAATTTGACTCGTTCTCGACTACTTAGGTAAAGTCATTGGCCAAAAGATTACAATGGAACAAAGAGAAGTAAACTCACACACTGAAGGAGAGGGGAACATCTCGTATCCTGATACAGCACAAGAATAGTTGTCTGCAGGATTAAATAGGTCTAGATGAAAGTAAACTTTTTTATCTCCAAATTTCTGTCCGTTCTTGTACCAGATGTAGGAGTAATGATCAGGCAGCTGACACTTGTTATGACATGTCAGTTCTGTCCAGGTAGGCTGTTGGTGGGATCTGACTGTTGATCTCCTCACATGTACCTGGAGCTGTGGATCTGTGATTAACCAACagaaatgttattttagaattTTATAAAGTGTTAACATATGCATAAACAATGTTTCTTTTATattaaacatttaaagcaaactgattttcagtgaaaatgttacCTGCTACCGACAAAGTGACTCCAGGATAACCAGTATATTTCCCTTCTGAATGGTttgttatgaacctgaaatagTACACagctgagtctctctctctcaggtctgaGATTCTCAGAGTGCAGTCGTTGTTTTCACAGTGATACTGCACACGATCTGAATACTGCGGCTCCCTTTTCAGATCCATATAAACACTATTTATATCTTTTATAAACCAGAATTTTTCTTTAACAACAGTGTATGGGTATCTGTAGCTGCAGTGTATTTCCACTGTTGATCCATTTAAGGCACACATGTTAGTAGAGGTGTAAGTCACTCCCCAGCCTCTTTCACCCCGCATCGCTGTAACACAGACCACAATCATATTCATAACATCTGAGGACAGAGTTGAATACTTTGTGGAAGTACATCAGGATGTAAAGCTGCTGGAGAACTGGATCTCCTCCTCAGAGTGAGACTTTTCAAAATGTGTTCAACTTAAAAGTTATTTATGAAGCAGactacacacacaagcacacaaccTGCCTGGTTAGCCAAAAAAATACAAGCCAAGTGTTGTCACCCAAGTGTAGTTTTGGTACAGTACACTAGCTAAAAGGCTCCACCAGGTGGCGGTCTACTGGTGAAAGACTGTAAGTAAACTCACACACTGAAGGAGAGCGGGAGTTCTCATGTCCTCTTACAGCACAGGAAAAGCTGTCTGCAGGATCCAAGGAGGCTGAATACGAATCAGATGTTTGTCCCTGAATGTCCTGTCCATTCTTGTACCAGATGTAGGAAGGATGACCAGGTAGAGGACAACTGCTCTGACACTTCAGATCTGCCTTGTTAGAGGACGTGTAGAATCCACTAATCTGCACCTGGAGACCTGAATATGTGAATAATTAACAGAAGTCTTAATTTTAGACTGAACTgtcaacagacacacatacatacacacagatgcaAATAACTTTCATAAAATGTTGAACACTTGGAAGTAAATGATTAAATATTCAGATGAAACATTACCTGTGACCGACAGAGTGACTCCAGGATAACCAGTATATTTCCCATCTTGGTTTGTTGCGAACCTGAACTTGTACTCagctgagtctctctctctcaggtctgaGATTCTCAGAGTGCAGTCCTTGTTTTCAGAGTGATACTGCACACGACCTGAATACTCTGGGTCCGTTGTCAGATCCACGTAAACATTATTACTCTCTTTTGTAAACCAGAATGTTTCCTTTACTCCACCAACAATGGTGGATGGGTATCTGTAGCTGCAGCGTATTTCCACTGTTGATCCCTTTAAGGCACAGATCTGAGTAGAGGTGTAAGTCACTCCCCAGCCATTCTGACTCTGTATCACTGTAAGAAGAAGAAAGCTAAATCTGATTCATAACATCAGAGAACAgatcatttttttattcatcttttttaccctgaactgaactgaactaaaCTACTTTCCAAAACTCCTTCCAGTGGTGTCAAACCATTTGCCATGGAGAACCAACAGTCTGCAGGTatacttttaattttaaagaCTCTTAGGTGGAATCAATTAATGTACTAAGTTAAGTTAAGACAAAGAGGAGCATAGTAGTAATATGTTGCGATGGAGAAGTATCCTGGACAAGCTTTAAAAACCTCAGAATCAGATTTGTCAGCATTACTGTCCCTAAAACTAACTCATCTCTCACAACAACTGAAAAAGGTTGTAGTGTTTTTATTGATATCACGGAAATGTCTATCACTGATGGGTGATTCAGGTCAATTTATCTGAGACATaaagagaaaatcaaatacctCTGTATGAGCAGTAGAGCAGCAAACTGCTTTTTTACTCCCATTTTTAAATATCTACACAGACATAAAGTCAAAATAAGTCTCTCATGGATTTCATCCAATTTTTATCATTACAACCCAATTCCTTACAACCGACTCAGGTAACATGTCAATAGCATGGGTATAAACATATTTATTCTTATTAACCATGCACTATTTACCCAAACCACAGAAGTAATACTGTACAGTGTACATATTTATAAGCAACCTCACCTAGACTCCTACCTACTGTTACTTTTtgtagtgctgccttttatattcaatgcaATATTCAATGTGTTGAATAGTAGAATGTTGGTAAGTATTTCCTTTTAttagttttaaattcaacaagcagaatagcagaatactgaaagcagcagaaatgcagaactgagtacactttaatttctgtttatttatcacaagtaaTCACGATAAAAGTTATCAcgatattcaacaatgttatagcatattttcctcatatcgtgcagccctaatttgcACTTTACTTTTACCTTATTGTTATTAGGGCTTCACAATGTATAGtttatttcatcatcatcacaatattacatataatattatttcatattaatatgtttaatatgtttctttgtttgtttatgtatgcacctttcaccaagacaaattccacataagtgttATTTacacttattgtggcaataaaaacttttctgattctgatattaaTTTGCGCAATCTATACATCGCGAAAGGGCCATGACATACTGCACAAGACACTCAGAGATATTTTTGTGTTAGCTGAAAGAAAATAACAGTAGAAAACTGTACTTTGAAAAGTAATTGTAATCATTctatttttagtggtgccttttatattcaaataaatgttcaatttctttaataaaagaatgttggaaattattttctttaatttgttttgtatatatttgagcagaacactgaaagcatcagaaaggcagaactgcgTTCTCTTTACAGTTTATTGCAAGTGATATCGTTATCGCATTTTGAACATTTTCCtaattttcctcatatcgtgcagtcctaattgttagttttttaacttttattttatgcacTCTTCTTACTTTGTATTGCAACTcctgcagttcattttcacacaggataaatacagttttattttatctcACTGATCTCAAATGTTCCATCTCAATTAGTAATTGATTTGCTGTATTTTAAAAG is a window from the Perca fluviatilis chromosome 1, GENO_Pfluv_1.0, whole genome shotgun sequence genome containing:
- the LOC120565745 gene encoding B-cell receptor CD22-like, giving the protein MYIIYLQACFIISELTHREMRGAAWSGLVVLLFTVPVIQSQNGWGVTYTSTQICALKGSTVEIRCSYRYPSTIVGGVKETFWFTKESNNVYVDLTTDPEYSGRVQYHSENKDCTLRISDLRERDSAEYKFRFATNQDGKYTGYPGVTLSVTGLQVQISGFYTSSNKADLKCQSSCPLPGHPSYIWYKNGQDIQGQTSDSYSASLDPADSFSCAVRGHENSRSPSVYPQLQVHVRRSTVRSHQQPTWTELTCHNKCQLPDHYSYIWYKNGQKFGDKKVYFHLDLFNPADNYSCAVSGYEMFPSPSVYAPKRPSVSVSPSGDLMEGSSVNVTCNSDANPAANYSWYKNNLVSERLSEGPQLIFSSIQSSDSGQYYCTAENKLGRTSANISINVKYAPKLPSVSMVQRIPLCHSDANPAARYTWYKENEDSPKASGQIFTITDFRAEHSGNYYCEAQNRRGRQNSTLHLTVVADKSTITLITNSIRLTLVGVGGLIPLLLFCRRMRKKKALSSTTEPNEPIETVETLVLSMRKSQRLQHKQKTQRSRKTWCEAKPEGDSHGGKQKEVFNSKRFHSQFFRSSR